AAATCCCGCCGTAATGATAAACTCCAAGGGATGTCTTTGGAAGGACGCGTGATCAAACGCGCAAACAACATGGTGAAGGTGCATTTAGATATCGATGATGCACATGATCAGCAGGGAAATTGGTGGTTTCCTTATTCGGGAGAGGGCAACAATATCTTTCACTGTCTGCCGGATGAGGGGGCTCGCATTAAGGTCTATTTCCCCAGTGGCACAGAGAAAAAGGCGATGGCTATTAATTCGGTTCGTGGCGGCGGCGAGGAAATGAAGAGCCGGACGGTGTTCCAGAAACCTTCCACAAAAGTATTCGAGATGCCTGGTGAGGCCAAAATGCAGCTGGGAGATGACGGGGTATTATTTGAGAAAGGGACCGTTAGCCTGCATCTGGATGGAGGAAATATCACGCTGAATGCCAGCGAGGATCTTCTCGTTGTAGCAGGAAATCAGATTGAAGCCGGCAGTGGGGGTGAAGAGGGAGTTCTCGAATCTCTTCGAATCCGTGCTGAGCAGGAAATTGTACTCCAGACGAATACGGACCAGTATGTTATCCTGAACGGTAACCGGATGGGGATTCAGAGTGCCAAGGTTGACTTCCAGAAGATCGAAGTGGACTTTGTGGATCTTCTAACCGAAGAAGAGCTGGAAGAGTTGTATCTAGATAAGCTCGCTCAAGGAGAAATTGCGAAACAAGAGATCGATCTATCGCTCCAACTCAAGGCTGCAGTTCAGCTAACGAATGGGCAGCGAGCGGATATTCGTAATCAAGTAGCCGAGAAGGCTAAGAGTGATCCGGGAATGAAGGATCAAGCCAAGAACTGGCTGAGCACCATGTCTTCCAATGAACAAAAAACAATCTATCAACAAAAGTATATCAATCAGTCTGCTGCAGAGCCGGAAAAGAAAAGCAAAGCAGAAAAACAGGCCGAACTGGCAAGCCAGCAGAAGGTTTACGACCAGATGGACCAGGATCGAACGGCGATGTACGATTGGAAGCAGCAAGCCAAACAGGTGATGGATCAAGGGCAGCAAGCTGGCAAGTCATCAGAGGAAATCCGTGCAATGATGCCAGCTCCACCAGTGCTGAGCGGTCAAGGCTCCTCCCAACCGGCTGGATCGAGCGGAAAGCCAGGGATGATCCAGCAGTTCGTGGAAGCTACCGGAATCGGGGGCGTATTGGAAAAGATCAGTCCTTGGCTGGAACAGATGGAACTTGCCTATGGCATACCGCAAAAGCCCGACTACTTGAGCAAGCAAACCCAAAAAACGGTATACTTATCCCGATACACATTCGAAGAGCTTATTATTGGTCCCCAAGTATTGATTGCAGAATTCAACATCATATTCGGGGTAGTTGCAATTATAGCGGCGATACCAACAGGTGGAGGATCTCTGTACATGCTGGCTGTAGCCGATGCTGCGCTGGGCGTCTCCATGATTGTGGTCAACGCGGAGAAGCTGAATGATCTGAAAAACGGAAACGCCAATACGAATCCAACGTTTCTTGGAATGGATCAGGAATTGCTGGATAAGTTGGGTATTACGTTGATGGTTGTAAACCTGGCTATGCTGGCCAAGCATGGGTTAAATAAGGCAGCGGACAAGCTGGTGAATAGTAAGAACAGTTCAGCTCTAGGTGATACATGGGCAGCTTGGAAGCAGCAGATTCAACAAGATCCGGCGGCAGCTAGCGGTAAGACTGGACCGAAGACTGCTAAATCCAAGCCTTCCAGAGGGGCGTTGGGCGGTCCTGGTAAGAATAGGCCTTTCGATGAGTTTGATGACTTGCATCTATATGATGAGGCTAGTAAGGGACGGACCAGCACAATTCATAAGGTCGAACCTCCTCCTAAAACTGAGGGGACGGGTGATGGTAGAGACTGGTTTCCAACAAGACAAATCGATCCAGATGCTGAAGGTCATATCATTCAAAGGGTGTCAGAGTTAAAGAGTAGATTATCTAATGGAGCTTTGAATAAGAGTGGATCAAACTTTGCATATGCGGAAGTTGATATTTCAGGGATAAAAAAAGAATTCTATGCACACAGTCAAGTAGATGGACCACCGCCACCACACCAAACTGAAATGAATTACGATGGTTTTTCATTCAAACCACAAGGTGAGATTAGATATCCAGCAGAAGATGCTCCTAATAGTATTGGTAAACTTATACCGAGAAATGGTGATACGGAGCATAAAATTATAAATGATTTGGCAAATCAACTTGGTGAACCAAATCCAAATATAACAGGAAAAATAAAACTATTCACAGAAAATGATACTTGCGCGAGCTGTAATAAAAATATTAGAGATTTTAAAAAGGATTATCCTGGTATTATAATTGAGATAATTCATAATGATGGAAATAAAATTCCTAAAAAATAAGAGGTGTTTTTTATGACATGGCAGTATCAGGATTTAATAGATGAATTCTATTTGGATGTAGAAAAGTACAAAAATGAATATTATAGTCACGATGAAGCAATTAACATTACTTTCAATGAATTTTATTCTGAAAATATTGTTGATGAAATGGAAAGAGCGCTAATATATATTCTATATGCAGAGCTTTCATTGCAAAATCCAAGGATTTACAATAAAACAAAACAAGTTCTTTTACATGAATTAGAGTCAATAGATCTAAATAGAATTAGAAGTCAAATAATAGATGGACAACTAAATCAAGAGCAATTTGAAGAAATATCAATTCGTAAAGATGAGGTAATAAAGAAGCTAAAACTGATGCCTATCGATTCGTGTAATCAGGCGAGATGGTACTATACGGAAATTAGGAATGCAGTTAGTAATTTCTATTTAGAGCTCGTTGCCCAGAATATGGATAGTGATGAGATCATAGATCAGGTGCTGTCAAGATATAAGAGGGGGTGCGATCGAACTCCTAGTGTAAAAATTACAGTGTATATTACTTTGGCTGAAATACTATTGAAGAATAATCAAACTATTTCTAAAGAAATTATTGATGAAATAAGTGGTTTTAAAATGGATTCAATTAATGAGGAACTTAGCTTAGATGAATTAACAGATTTATCAAGAGCCGTTAAGAATGTATTAGAATAATATTCTGGTTCTGATAAAAACAATCTACTCACAATATTACTAATATCACCATAATGTGAGCTAACCGACGTATTGTGGTTTCTTTTTTTTCGCCGCTCCATTCTAAAAAATATAATCATTTAAGTGGCGGCTTTTCAAAAACACCCCACCCAGTGCCGAATGAACCCATCATTCAACCAATAACACATATAACCCATGTAATACCCGTATAAAGATTTCTCGATTTCGGTTGTACGCACATCAAATGCTTTAATTTTATAACCTAAATAACGCTATTCCGTTACGTTGAACAGGTCGATTATGGTCAGATACCACCATGATTGACCTGTTTTTTGTTATGTTCACTTTCGTGCTTTTTTTTCAAATTTACTCGCAACTGTAGATTACCCAGTAGCGTAGTGAGGAAGAGGTAGACAGAATCTAAAGGCTGTATACAATAAATATTAAATCTAGTAAGTTCAAGGCGATGTGTGAAAATTGTGAGCCAATGTACAGTAGTTTTGTATCAATTATAAAAGATTAAGAGGGGTTTTCATTGTATGCACCCAGGCAGTAACAAATATTCTTAGTGAAGCAGGTTGGTTTGCTGAACGTGAAATAGAAATTAAGCATTACGTGGAATTTCTGAAGAATGATGATTACAATATTTTTGAAAGGGCCATACAATTTCTAAAAGAATATGGAGGATTGAAAATTCAATTCAAGAATCCTAGAAAACTGGATCAATATTTAATTTTGAATACTGATCCTGAACATGCAGGAGAATCTATTTTTCGTGAGCTCGCCGCGAGATATGAACAACACTGTAATGAATCATTTGTAATTCTTGGAGAGATCGCCTCTATTGATATGACATGGTACATTGGTTCGTCAGGAAAATTCTATGGTGGCAATGATGATTTTCTTATTTGTTTAGGAGATAACTTTGATGAGGCATTATTTCATGTTGTTTCAGGTGCAAAACTTGATATGATAACTATAGATAGTGACTAATAC
Above is a window of Paenibacillus sp. E222 DNA encoding:
- a CDS encoding deaminase domain-containing protein codes for the protein MDVNYQGDGFELQWPYKIKDLRSFRIERAFNAHTRCVFTAHMSEEEAEQCLLQSSFNDSLVLQKPTDARPEGWFAGGITKVDIQMEDGIPLLEVEALSRTYIMDMKPRSRSYQNKHLTYTDAIRQLVRNYASGDAQNMATSDQASIGALLVQYEETDWKFLKRLASRVGTVILPDVSMDAPRVYFGVPDLSWGKELHVRRYKAMKDRAVYEELRANAEGKDAERLVEADFVNYRVTSDQYCQVGDDVSFKKQMWVVSESVISYSAGLLQYEYLLVKRQSLRRKSRRNDKLQGMSLEGRVIKRANNMVKVHLDIDDAHDQQGNWWFPYSGEGNNIFHCLPDEGARIKVYFPSGTEKKAMAINSVRGGGEEMKSRTVFQKPSTKVFEMPGEAKMQLGDDGVLFEKGTVSLHLDGGNITLNASEDLLVVAGNQIEAGSGGEEGVLESLRIRAEQEIVLQTNTDQYVILNGNRMGIQSAKVDFQKIEVDFVDLLTEEELEELYLDKLAQGEIAKQEIDLSLQLKAAVQLTNGQRADIRNQVAEKAKSDPGMKDQAKNWLSTMSSNEQKTIYQQKYINQSAAEPEKKSKAEKQAELASQQKVYDQMDQDRTAMYDWKQQAKQVMDQGQQAGKSSEEIRAMMPAPPVLSGQGSSQPAGSSGKPGMIQQFVEATGIGGVLEKISPWLEQMELAYGIPQKPDYLSKQTQKTVYLSRYTFEELIIGPQVLIAEFNIIFGVVAIIAAIPTGGGSLYMLAVADAALGVSMIVVNAEKLNDLKNGNANTNPTFLGMDQELLDKLGITLMVVNLAMLAKHGLNKAADKLVNSKNSSALGDTWAAWKQQIQQDPAAASGKTGPKTAKSKPSRGALGGPGKNRPFDEFDDLHLYDEASKGRTSTIHKVEPPPKTEGTGDGRDWFPTRQIDPDAEGHIIQRVSELKSRLSNGALNKSGSNFAYAEVDISGIKKEFYAHSQVDGPPPPHQTEMNYDGFSFKPQGEIRYPAEDAPNSIGKLIPRNGDTEHKIINDLANQLGEPNPNITGKIKLFTENDTCASCNKNIRDFKKDYPGIIIEIIHNDGNKIPKK
- a CDS encoding Imm3 family immunity protein; this encodes MTWQYQDLIDEFYLDVEKYKNEYYSHDEAINITFNEFYSENIVDEMERALIYILYAELSLQNPRIYNKTKQVLLHELESIDLNRIRSQIIDGQLNQEQFEEISIRKDEVIKKLKLMPIDSCNQARWYYTEIRNAVSNFYLELVAQNMDSDEIIDQVLSRYKRGCDRTPSVKITVYITLAEILLKNNQTISKEIIDEISGFKMDSINEELSLDELTDLSRAVKNVLE
- a CDS encoding SUKH-3 domain-containing protein encodes the protein MVCTQAVTNILSEAGWFAEREIEIKHYVEFLKNDDYNIFERAIQFLKEYGGLKIQFKNPRKLDQYLILNTDPEHAGESIFRELAARYEQHCNESFVILGEIASIDMTWYIGSSGKFYGGNDDFLICLGDNFDEALFHVVSGAKLDMITIDSD